A window of Zalophus californianus isolate mZalCal1 chromosome 17, mZalCal1.pri.v2, whole genome shotgun sequence genomic DNA:
GCCTGCCCTGCCTTCACACCCTTTGCCCAGGCTCTGCCCCGTTCCCAGCCCCTCACCGACGGTCATTTGGCCATTGCCCTGGAAGCAGACACTTTGGTCCTGGTGACAGTGGACCTGTCGAGACTTCTCCGGGGTGCAGTCCTCCGGGTGGATCCCCAAGCAGGCGTAGCACTGCAAGCCGCTGAGCGTCGGCGGGTTGGGCGCTGGCAAGAGAGCGTAGACGCACACTCAAGTAATGGTTGCGAGGTACGGTCGTGTGGGCTGCGCACTGCATCGAGGCGCCCACCGGGCCTCACTGACGTGAAGGTCTGAATCCTAGCACGACGGAGGAGGCGCCCAGTGGAGGCCACGCCCCTTCCCTGCCCGGGCGGGGGCCCCCTCCCAGTCCACCCCGGCCAGCCCCGCCCTCGCGCTCACCCGGGCTCAAATTGGGGATGGAGTCGTGGGTCATGAGGTCGGCGTTGCACAAGTCGGTCGCGCAGCCGCGCACCACCGAGTAGTCTGGCGGCAGCGCGTGGTCGTCGGACAGCATTCGGCCGGTAGGCGGGCCTGTCCAGCAGCCTTTCTGTACCACGGTCACTGAGGCGCGGTAgcctgggggcgggaggggcccGGGACCTGGTGCGTTGCCTCgtcccagcctccttcctcctttccttcttacCGCCCCGCTCGGCCTCTCTGGTCTCcaatctctccctcctccttcgcTCTTCTCGGGCACTCGCCTCgcctctccctgcttcccttctctttcctcccgtTCTCCCTGCAAACTCCGCTTCCCCTACTCCCCCTACTCCTCCTCCCCTCACCGATcgcttcccacccctcccccccccaggctCCCACGGTCTCCTGCCCTACCTCACGCCCCTCATCCTCCCggtctttctccctcccctcttcctcttcccgtCCTCTACCTCCGCTGTCTGTCCTTAGCTCTGcccttctcttttccccaaacccccccccccaccccttggctcttcccctctaccccctccctccCTAATCTCTCATCCCCGtcgctgcccccacccctttgtCTTCTGCAcagccttttccttttcctgccaCTTTCAGTCCCTCACCAGTGTCCAGGGACAAGACAGCCTCAGAGCATCCATGGGGACAGGAGACATTGTGGAATTTCATGCCGCTGAGGTCAAAGGGCCCGAAGTAGATGTGTTGAAAGTTGTAGCATTGTCGGGCCTGGGACGCTGAGGAGAGAAGCGGGGTGGATGGGGTGagcagagctgtgtgtgtgtgtggggggggggataaGCCTGTTCCAGGAACTCCCCCGGAGCTCCCCCTAGCAAATGACAGTCTCACCAGCCAGGCTGctctgctctgaggggagccaGGCCTTGCTGCCTAGACAGAACTAGGCACACTAGGATTCAGGCCTTCATGTCAGGCTAGGCGGGCCCCGATGCAGTGTGCAGCCCATACCACTGTACCTTGAAACCACTGCTGTGGTTGGTCATGGCAGTGTCTACCTCTTGGCAGAGTAATGGCCTCTGTGCACCTGCATTTTCTCTCCCCCAGCTATTCAGGATCTACgccctcttccaggaagccctctaaGATTAAATAAAGGAGGAAGTGATTCATTCCtgctctgcctgtccctcttccAACTAAACTCAGGATGTCCAGGAGCACTAAAAGGCCATGGGTAGAAAGCAGACTCCAGCACAGGTAGTGGGATGTGCAGTCTTGTACTACAAATGTACACACACAGCCAGCCCCGGCGACACACGCACAAAACACTTGAAATACTgacataaacacaaaataataaaattgacacAGGCTCATGCAAATCTCACACACAGGTACAAAATATCCTGAGCATCCATGCAGAGTtctatattcaaatataaaataagtaccACCCAGACCCTCCAGTGGAAACTCTCCCAACCAAGCCACGTGCAAGATCATACCAACAGACAGAAAAATGTGTggatacagaaacaaaaacaacacacagAGAGACCCAGGGACACAGGAAGTCATacccagagagagacaaatatggCCTCAAGAATCATagacacacaaataaaatgagagaCCACAATTATGCAAAGTTAGAGATACAAAAAAAGACCCACAAAACCATAGAATTTTAAACCATAGACAGATccaagacacagagagacatgggGCACAGATACACAGAGAGATAGACACACTTCAGTACCTGAATGCATGTGCACAGAGATAAATATAGGCCTGCCAATCACAGGGATGCACGCACACAAAGAGAGGCACAGATATGCAAAATTATACACACATCTCTTCTACAAAGAAAGTGAAACTCAGAGAAAAACAGACCCCGAAGCATTTGTTCAAACACTTGTTCACGTGTGAAATCTGGTAGAGAGAAACACATGCACAGAGACCCACCGGGCATGCCTACATGGACACACACAGAAATCGAACTCTCTTCCGTGGATGAGCACACACACAGTGGGCCGGGCTCATGCTTAGCTTCCTCTCCCCGCTCTGCTCCCATCTTTGGAGCCACTTCGGTCCTGATATGTCTCTGTCTTTTCCCAAACTGGGGGAAGGGGTTGCCTGAGGGTGAGGCCGAAGTTCTCTGCCAGTTCTGGAAAGACCCCCAGGGTTCCCCAGAAGTACCCTTGCACAGGGGCATGGGCAAGGAGGATGAGAAGCTGCAGTGGGGGCGGCGGATAGAGACGTCAGAGAAGATGACTGATGGGAGAACAGAGAAGGACACAGTCTCCAGTAGGCTCCTCCACcaagacccaggagtccaggcccctagcccctcctccctcagacccaggagtccaggcccccagcccctcctccctcagacccaggggtccaggcccccagcccctcctccctcagacccaggggtccaggcccccagcccctcctccctcagacccaggggtccaggcccccagcccctcctccctcagaccaggggtccaggcccccagcccctcctccttcagacccaggggtccaggcccccagcccctcctccctcagaccaggggtccaggcccccagcccctcctccttcagacccaggagtccaggcccccagccccctcctccctcagacccaggagtccaggcccccagcccctcctgcctcagacccaggagtccaaaCTCCCAGCCGCCTcttccctcagacccaggagtgcaggcccccagccccctcctccctcagacacAGGAGTCCAGGCCTCCAGccgcctcctccctcagacccaggagtccaaaCTCCCAGCCGCCTCTTCCCTCAGAcacaggagtccaggcccccagccccctcctccctcagacccaggagtccaggccccctcagccttcctccctcagacccaggagtccaagCCCCTCCCCATTTCTTAACACTGGGCTCAGAAGTCTGGGTACCTGTCAGGCAGAACACAGCCCCAAAGAGGCAGAGCAGGATGGTTCTGGGGACTCCCATTGCCAGTTTGTGGAGCTGAGCTGAGACACGGAGGACAGCTCCTCCTGATCTGATTTCTGTCTGGCTGGTtctccctgctgagccccagACATCCCGGCTCTCCAGCCTGCTCTGGATTCCTCCACCCCCGCCCTTCCTGGTTTCCTCCTAGGTAATCATGATGGGGCCATGATGAGTCCTTGGtgctgaggagggagagggattgGGGTCTGGATTTCTGGCTAGAGGCCTATAATCCTTAATTTGGGGGATTTGTTATTTGCAGGCTCTCttggtttctcttctctttctctactgGAACACACATTATGCATAaatacacacgcacatgcacacgcacacgcacacaccctcCAATGCTGGGGACATGTCTCCAGACCCAGACACACAAACATCACCTCCTCCTAGAAGCCTCTTCTGATCCTGATCTCCCCCACTCATCCACCCACTCTCAGCCTCAGGCACCTCCCTGTCTCCCAGCCATGGTCCCCCTGGGTTGGACTGCTGTCTGTCTCCCCTATCAGGCTGACAACTCCTCAGAGGCCTCAGGGGTGTTTGCAAtgttgtatgaatgaatgaaccaatgaatgtacagagaagcagagacagacagacaggcagatggagaggcagTTACACATGGGATGCAGAAAGACAGTCACTCGCAGTGTGGACAGATGTAAATGTAGACACCCAGACAAACCCAAACATGAAGGGGGACACCCTGATGAACAGGACACgcctttaataaatgtttattagattagtaaataaatgaataaaaaaaattggaggagACAGAGCCACAGGCAGACAAGCAGAGGGACACAGAATCCCCCAAGGACACAGATCCATGTGGACACTCAGACACAGGGCAGTGGGGACATGCAGACAGATGCCCCTGcaggcagctggagctgggacAGAGACCCCCAAGTCAGCACCTCCTGACCTGCCTCACTTCTGCCCCTTGGTGGAGCTGTCCCCTGCAATCACAGCCCTCACTGCTGTGCAGGGTGGGCACCAGGCATGTGCAGAGACCTAGGGTCATAAACCCACAGATGGATGGGACAGAGTTGACATAATGGCAGTGACCAGGATGGCCTTAAtggtcccccccccaccccgagcttGATTAAATTTTACACAGCTTTCTTCCTGACTACAGCCCCCTGACCTCCCTTTCCTTAGGGcatttgttttagaaaacttGGCATTGCatatcctttctctgtctctttgaaatgtaGGTAAATCTCCCAGCCTCTTAGTAGTTTTGCAACCCTGGAATGTCTTTCTCAGGGACCTGCAAGCCATCCCTTTGAAAAGTCATCATTGAAGAAGATagcatcccccccgccccccccccgccccacttctCAGGctctgtgggagggtaggagctGAACTTGAATAAGGGACAATTAACAAATACAGATGGCCTTATCACAGAGAAAAATACTCTCAAACTCAGAAATAGCTCAGTGTGCTGGACACAGCCCATGGACCAGCCTCTGTTCCACTAGCCcattcagggttttgttttgtttttgttttgttttggtggagtctctccACTATTgtcatagtttttttgttttgttttgttttgttttaagtagctccacacccagtgtgagatcaagacctgagccaagatcaagagtcggttgcttaaccgactgagccacccaggtgcccctgccatagtcttgaataaagtctccTGTGCCTGTTTAACTTTGGTGAAATTTTTCTGTGACAGCAGACACCCAGGCACTGTGGACACTCACCAGATTCTGAACTCTCATAGGCATGGTTCCCCTCTTTCCAAATCACTGCCCCTCCCATCAGGCATCACTTCCCCAAACCTGTTTTGCATCCAAATTATTCTTCCTGCTGCTCCTGTTCCTGCCCCAGACTCTCTGTTGGGTGCTGGCCACACAGGAGCAGGGTGGAACGAAGGGCCCCTGGAGAGCAGAGACTGGCCAAAGAAGGAAGCTGGGTTTTCTGAAGCCCCTGTGGAAGGTAAAGGCTTTGGAGGTATTTACAGTGGTTCACAGTGTCAGAGACTTAGGCTTGAAGAATCGTCAGACCAGCCGGTTtagtgtgtatttgtgtgtgtatgagagagtaTGTCTAAGTGACTGTGTGAGTGTGTGGCTGTGTGTATGTGATTTTGATTCTGGTCACCTTAAGGTACCTTTGGAGACTGTGAGATAATAGGTGGGAAGCTCTCCATTGCAGGAGGTAATCAAGTGGAGACCTGGCGATCTAGATCTAGGGATTTGGGCAGGGCTCTTATATCCACAGGGGGCAATATATACAACATGAACTCTGAGCTCCAAGTGAAcccagggattctttttttttttttcagtaattaaaCTTGAGTAACCAAAAGTTAATTATTTAAGAGATTGGGGGGAAATTGAGGATGTTTGGTGGTAGACATTAAggtgctatttttaaaactttttactgTTAGAAATCACACACCAACCTACAGAGAATAATAGCATGCTTGCCACCAAGActcaaaaatttttaacatatcACTGATCTTCTGttatcctttcttcctttggtGCTTGTAAGGGCATCGAATTGGATTCCCGCATTATTCTgctcaaaatattaatttcactTAAAACACCATTTAGGAGTAGATGATTTTCAAAGTGCATCTTTGGTTTATGTTCTAAGTTGCAAATCTTTATGAATGTCATGAGCAGTTTCTAAAAGGGTGTCGCTTGCTACCTCAAATTGAATTCTTAATGCTATGAGGCCACCAAATCAGTTTTCTCTTTGCATACTGAAcagtttcaaatttattttcaataaatgtgttttcatagaactaccctacgatccaacaattgcactattaggtatttacccaaaggatacaaaaatacatattcgaagggatacacgcaccctgatgtttatagcagcattatcaacaatggccaaactatggaaaggtcccaagtgtccaacaacagatgaatgagtaaagaagaggtggtataaacataacaataaaaaattaacaaaaaaagaggtggtacacacacacacacacacacacacacacacacacacacacacacaggaatattactcagccatcaaaaagaatgaaatcttgccatttgcaacaacatggatgaagctagtgggtattatgctaagtgaaataagtcagtcagagaaagacaaataccatatgatctcactcatatgtggaatttaagaaagaaaacagatgaacatagggggaggggggaaagaaaaaggagagaggcaaacaaaccataagagactcttaaagatacagaacaaactgagggttgatggagggcaGGTGAGTGGGGATGGGCTGGATGGGTGAcaggtattaaaaagggcacttgtgatgagcattgggtgttgtatgtagtGATTAATCACTGActtcagaaaccaatattgcactgtatcttaactaacaaaatttaaataaaaaaataaatattttcagtatatttCACATTAATTAGAAGTTGAAAAGTAGTTGTAGAGTGCttgaatgatatttaaaaattcagcagtataggggtgcctgcctggctcagttggtagagcatgcaactcttgatctcagggttttaagtttgagccccaggttgcatgtagagattactttaaaaataaaatcttttgggacgcctgggtggctcagtcggttaagcatctgcctgcagctcaggtcatgatcccagggtcctgggttcgagtccctaatcgggctccttgctcagtggggaatctgcttctccctctgcctgcccctccccctgcttgtgctctctctctctctctttctctctctctctctggaaaataagtaaataaaatcttaaaaaaaataaaaataaaatctttaaaaaaatttagtagtATAGAAGAaatttttgatttattcattGTCCGGTTGGATTTGTTCCtccaaggagaaagaaagaggaaagtcTGGAGGTGGTACCTCGAGTCTCTGCCCTAGCCCTAACTAACTGCCTACTAGAGCATCTGTCTGAATGTCTTCAACTACCTGCTGTTTGAGTATCTGCAGGTTCTGTTGCATGCCTTAGAATGTTTTCAAGGATCTTCTATTGTTTCCCATAAGCTTCCATGCACCTTTCCATTTTCATGCACATATGCAAATACCTGGCCTCTCAAATGATTTTTCCCCCAGATTTGGTTTGTGTAAGGAGTTTAGTAAATGCGCCATCATCTTTTCCCCAAAGTGGACAAAATTCCCCAACATGTTTACATATAGGAATAAGTACAGTCCTGAAATCTGCCCTTCTAGAAATAATTAACTGATTCATTAACTACAAGCAGGCTTTGTAGCCAAAATAATTGAGAAATACTTAGTATTCCTTATTCAAAATGATTCCATTAATCAAACATGCTATGATTGTAATGATTATTTAAATGCCATCCCCTCAATAATGTAACACAACATGtgaccaatcttttttttttaaagatttatttatgtacttgagaatgagagagagggagagagagacacacacacacagacagagagagagagagaacatcatgcacgagcagggggtggggggtacacagtgggaaagaatctcaagcagactccccctgagcacagagcccaaaagGAGCTGGAAgtggggcccaatctcatgaccctgagatcatgacctgagccaaaaccaagagtcagaagccaaccagctgagccacccaggtgcccctaagaccAATCTTTATTTCTGCATAAGTGTTTTTCCATAAGTTGTCAGAATTGTGGAGTTTTGCTCTGGAGCCCTAGTCAAAAACGGAATCAGGTACATCGTGtgccaatattttcttttgttactttacACAGACGCTGCCTGCAgcatcaatatatatatatatatattatttttgaatccgatcttatttatttatttttattttttacagttcaGCAGTGTGAAGTACAGTATTCACATAGTTGTGCAACCCATCTCCTGGACTCTTTCAtcatgcaaaactgaaactctaggCCCTGTTTTTGGGGCCACCTTGGTCCTGATAAGAGTATGTCCCTGTTCTTACCTAAATTGGGGGAAGGGGTTACCTGAGGATTGCCAAATTAAGTGTAGGCACCCACTACCCTCTctacacattctcttttttttagtttagttgtttttttttttttaagtaggttccatgacctcagccaaaagctggtgctcaaccgactgagccacccaggcgttcgtATGCATTCTTTCTTTCAAGTGTATTTTTTCCACctccagagaaacaaagattAATTACAGGATCCTTTGAGATGAAATAAAGTTACCCAAATATGATCATTTATTCCCCCATTGGAAGAATTTGTGTGAAGTGATGTTTCTGTCTACTGCTATGTctttcaaaagttaaaatttcttggggtgcctgggtggctcagtcggttaagcttacatcaggtcttgatctcagttccTGAGTTCAAGCCTTCCTTGGGGTCCACAtggagtgtggagcccactttttttttaaagttaaaatttcttatttaaagtGAATAATTTTTGGGCAACCCTCTTGGATCCCCTCTCtttttgggagctttgtactatcagtaaactttgctttgctgcgcactaaataaataaagtgaattatttatttatttatttatttgacagagagagacacagagagagagggaacacaagcagggggagtgggagagggagaagcaggcttcccgtggagcagggagcccgatgcagggctcgatcccaggaccctgggatcatgacctgagccaaaggcagatacttaatgactgagccacccaggcgaccctaaagtgaataatttttaagagtttaagtGTTTAATATTCAAACACTGGCATTTTAAGAACTTAAATTTAGGAGTCTAATATCTGAATTAGATGGATGGATTGTCAAAAATTTATTAATGAAAGGATTCTTcattttccctcttccactcatttcttgaaatttttccttCACGATTTATATGAGGTAGAAGGTAAATTTTTGTCAATCATTAATGGTTCTGGATTTAGCTACATTCTGCTGAAATAACCactgtagaattttttttctcctgctacCTTATTTTTTGCAAAAATTTATTCAATTATCTAATTAGTTTTATTAGCTATTAAAACAATGAGCTTTCCATTTTCCAATcctgattatttttccttcttaatagATGTCAAATGGGGTTAATATTTTACCCTAGAATTTTAACATCTTAAAATAATATGTAGATGACAAgtcattaaattttaataatttaatactgATGAAATTGCTAAAGCAATAATAAACAACtgctataataatataattaacagACTGTTGAgtaatatttttcagtttccaCCCACATACATTCTTTGTGGATTACTAAGGATAATTGAGTATTAATTATTATATAGTGATTCATGCCAAGTGAAAGGATGTGTGGACTTAAATTTGGAACTCAATAATTCTAGTCTGTACagtaaataattagaaaatatgaactgcaatatgaaatattaaatgcAGCCAAAGCAGAGATAccaagagggatttttttttttctcattaaacttttgttttaatgggtcttaaaattctgtgacagagttttggtcaagttgttttcattaaaaagtactgatcttggggcgcccaggtggctcagtcagttaagtgtctgccttcagctcagatcatgatcccagggtcccagaatcgagtcccgcattgggctctctgctcagcaaggagtccacttctcttttcccttggctgctctctctctctctctgtcaaataaataaaatacttaaaaaaaaagtactgatcttaggggtgcttgggtggcttagttggttgagcataggactcttggtttcagatgaggtggtgatctcagggtcatgagattgagctctgggTTGGGCTCTACCCTCAGCAAggagattctccccctccctctgcccctcccactgtgctctctctctctctctccctaaaacaaataaataaaatccttaaaaaaataaaacttccttccaaaaaaatactgatttaaaaaactcataagttaaggggcgcctggatggctcagtcctttaagcttCCGGCTCTTTATTTCCActggggtggtgatctcagggttgtgggattgtgTCCCTCaatgggctctatgctcagcggggaatctgcttctctccttctgtccctccccactctctaaaataaatacacaagtcttaaaaaaaaactagtgacTTAAAACTGTCATACACACAAAATATCAAGTGgcccacaaaacattctcctttccttctgaaggttttacaaTGCAGTTATCATTAATtggtcttttactattaaacgtaaatggccaactgacacaaacagttctgagactgttccaccactgattaagacgGGGGTGGCaagtattggggataatattcatttagccttctgagctttctgggcaagCTTGATGACCTGGCCAGCTCCAGCTGTCTTCTTGTCCAGTGTTTTGATGACACCCCACAGCAACTGTCTGTCCCATGTCATGAACAGcaaacggcccagaggaggatagtcagagatACTCTCAACATGCgtaggcttgccaggaaccatatcaatgATGGCAGCATCGCCGATTTCAAGAAATTGGGtcccttttccagtttttttccagAATGACGATCAGTCTCCTTCAACTCAGCAAACTTGTAAGCAGTGTGAACTGTGTGACAATCtagcacaggtgcatatccacCACTGAtgggcctggatggttcaggataatcgcTTGAGctgtgaagccagctgcttccattggtgggtcatttttgccaTCACCAGCCACAATGCCACGACGAACATCCTTGACAGATatttcttgacattgaagcccacattgttcCCAGAAggagcctcactcaaagcttcatggtgcattctAAAACACTTGACTTCATTTGTAACATTggctggagcaaaggtgaccaccatgtGTAAGAACACTAGTCTCCATTCGGCCCACAGGGAtagtaccaataccaccaattttgtagacatCCTGGAGGGCAAAAacaagggcttgtcagttggatgAGCTGATGGCAgaatgcaatccagagcttcaagcagcgTGGTCCCACTGGCATTGCCATCTCacgggtgactttccatcccttgaaccacttagcacttggctccagcaggTTGTCACTATTCCAATCAGAAactggcacaaatgctactgtgttgGGGTTGTAGCCAATTGTCTTAAtataggtgctgacttccttaacgatttcctcatatctcttctggctgtagggtggctcagtagaATCCATTTTGTTAATACCAACTATTAGTTGTTTcacacccagtgtgtaagccagaagggcatgctcatgGGTCTGCTCATTCTTGGAGACACCTGCTTCAAATTCACCATtaccagcagcaacaatcagttGCTGAGATATAGTCAGCCTGAGATATATCTGTAATCATGCACAGTCAACCTGAGATATatctgtaatcatgtttttgataaagtctctgtgtcctggggagTCAATGATGATCACATGTTACTTGCTGGTCtggaatttccacagggagatatcaatggttCACATTCgtgttcagctttcagtttatccaagacccaggcatacttgaaggagctctctcccaccccagcagcctccttttcaaaattttcagtAGTTCTTTCGTTGATCTtaccacatttgtagatcagatggcCAGTAGTGATAGACTTGCCTGAATCTAGGTGTCCAATGACAACGATGTTGAtatgagtcttttcctttcccattttggtttaaaTTTAGTGGTGGTTTTCATGACACCTGTGCTCTGGGGGCAAACCCATTGTGgaaaaaaggagatttttttttctttaaattttttattgttatgttaaccaccatacattacatcattagtttttgatgtagtgttccatgattcattgtttgtgcataacatcccgtgctccacacagaatgtgccctctttaatacccctcaccaggctaacccatcccccccacccccccacccctctagaaccctcagtttgtttctcagagtccatcatctctcatggttcatctccccctccgatttcccccccttcattcttcccttcctgttatcttctttttttttttcttaacatatattgcattattcgtttcagaggtacagatctgtgattcaacagtcttgcacaattcacagcgctcaccatagcacatagcctccccaatgtctaccacccagccaccccatgcctcccactccacccccactccagcaaccctcagtttgtttcctgagattaagaattcctcatatcagtgaggccatatgatacctgtctttctctgattgacttatttcactcagcataacaccctccagttccatccatgttgttgcaaatggcaagatctcattccttttgatggctgcataatattccattgtatatacataccacatcttctttatccattcatctgtcgatggacatcttggctctttccacagtttggctattgtggacattgctgctataaacatcggggtgcacgtaccccttcggatccctacatttgtatctttggggtaaatacccagtagtgcaattgctggatcgtatggtagctctattttcaactttttgaggaacctccatactgttttccagaggggttgcaccagcttgcattcccaccaacagtgtaggagggttcccctttctctgcatccctgccaacatctgtcaatttctgacttgttaattttagccattctgattggtgtgaggtggtatctcactgaggttttgatttggatttccctgatgccgagcgatgttgagcactttttcatgtgtctgttggccatttggatgtcttctttggaaaaatgtctgttcatgtcttctgcccacttcttgattggattatttgttctttgggtgttgagtttgataagttctttatagattttggatactagccctttatctgatatgtcatttgcaaatatcttctcccattctgtcggttgtcttttggttttgtggactgtttcttttgctgtgcaaaagccttttatcgtgatgaaatcccaatagttcatttttgccctggcttcccttgcctttggcgatgtttctaggaagaagctgct
This region includes:
- the LYPD5 gene encoding ly6/PLAUR domain-containing protein 5 — encoded protein: MKFHNVSCPHGCSEAVLSLDTGYRASVTVVQKGCWTGPPTGRMLSDDHALPPDYSVVRGCATDLCNADLMTHDSIPNLSPAPNPPTLSGLQCYACLGIHPEDCTPEKSRQVHCHQDQSVCFQGNGQMTVGNFSVPVYIRTCHRPSCTIKGTSSPWTNIDLQGSCCEGHLCNRDSVTQPFTAASGTAPSQAPFLMAPLLMIPLLVGTLGGPLVPLS